The proteins below are encoded in one region of Triticum aestivum cultivar Chinese Spring chromosome 1B, IWGSC CS RefSeq v2.1, whole genome shotgun sequence:
- the LOC123123880 gene encoding phospholipase D gamma 1 — MEGRNHGGQGQPPHQYHQYPPHPQPEPYPYPYQHQQYPPLSAAPASPYLAPSTSFPAYSPAPQQQFAHHSGPLQPYPPPAPHQQQAYPPHPQHAYPPHSQQHGYPPPSPSPYGYDPYPAYPSYPSPAHPSYPSPAISPSSSFHHQPHPSAPDSTAASYPSPAISHSSSFHHQPHPSAPDPTAVSYPSPAVSHSSSFHYQPHPSAPESPAAYYPSPAISPSSSFHHQPHSSAPESPAASAPHYPIVDGFANMHLSARHDYTQAPVSSPSVLPPSASFSNSGGMQMVPYGTVAGGAQHGSMRASLKVVLLHGSLDIWVHEAKNLPNKDMFSKRVSELLSVGGKSNAKMTSDPYVTIQVSYATVARTYVVSNSENPVWAQNFNVPVGHEAAEVEFVVKDSDVFGAQLIGTVAIPAENLLSGDRIEGVYPVLEPNGKPCAPGAVLQLSIQYIPVARLTMYHHGVIAGPDCLGVPNTYFPLRRGMRVTLYQDAHVPDGSLPDIWLDHGLRYQHGQCWRDMYDAISQARRLIYIVGWSVFHTIDLIRDGAEKAPSLGDLLKMKSQEGVRVLLLVWDDPTSRSILGFKMDGFMGTRDEETRRFFKHSSVQVLLCPRSAGKRHSWVKQQETGTIFTHHQKTVIVDADAGNYRRKIIAFVGGLDLCGGRYDTPGHPLFQTLQTSHKEDYYNPNFAAVDARGPREPWHDLHSRIDGPAAYDVLKNFEERWLKASKRHGIKKLGKSNDDALLKIERIHDIVNIADAIYFSDNDPETWHVQVFRSIDSNSAKGFPKDPRVATMKNLVCGKNVLIDMSIHTAYVNAIRAAQHFIYIENQYFIGSSFNWDSNKDIGANNLVPIEIALKIANKIKAKERFSTYIVVPMWPEGNPTGAPTQRILYWQNKTMQMMYETIYRALKEVGLDDIYEPQDYLNFFCLGNREIGDSPSTPSTANNPQDQARKNRRFMVYVHSKGMIVDDEYVIIGSANINQRSMEGIRDTEIAMGAYQPQYTWANKISAPRGQIYGYRMSLWAEHIGIIEEDFNHPESLECMRRVRQLGQHNWDQFFANEVTEMRGHLLKYPVSVDRKGKVKPLPGCATFPDMGGNICGSFTAIQENLTI; from the exons ATGGAGGGAAGAAACCACGGGGGGCAggggcagccgccgcaccagtacCACCAGTACCCGCCGCATCCGCAGCCGGAGCCCTACCCGTACCCCTACCAGCACCAGCAGTACCCGCCGCTGTCCGCCGCGCCGGCATCCCCCTACCTCGCTCCCTCGACCTCCTTCCCGGCCTACTCCCCCGCGCCGCAGCAGCAGTTCGCGCACCACTCCGGCCCTCTCCAGCCCtacccgccgccggcgccgcaccaGCAGCAGGCGTACCCTCCGCATCCGCAGCATGCGTACCCGCCGCACTCGCAGCAGCACGGGTACccaccgccgtctccctcgccgtaCGGTTACGACCCCTACCCGGCGTACCCCTCCTACCCGAGCCCGGCGCACCCCTCCTACCCGAGTCCAGCGATCTCCCCCAGCTCCAGCTTCCACCACCAGCCCCATCCCTCGGCCCCCGACTCCACCGCGGCCTCCTACCCGAGTCCGGCGATCTCTCATAGCTCCAGCTTCCACCACCAGCCCCATCCCTCGGCCCCCGACCCCACCGCGGTCTCCTACCCAAGCCCGGCGGTCTCCCATAGCTCCAGCTTCCATTACCAGCCCCATCCCTCGGCCCCCGAATCCCCCGCGGCCTACTACCCGAGTCCGGCGATCTCCCCTAGCTCCAGCTTCCACCACCAGCCCCATTCCTCGGCCCCCGAATCACCCGCGGCCTCCGCACCACACTACCCCATCGTCGATGGGTTCGCCAACATGCACCTCTCCGCCCGCCACGACTACACGCAGGCTCCCGTGTCGTCGCCCTCCGTACTGCCGCCTTCTGCCTCCTTTTCAAACAGTGGAGGGATGCAGATGGTGCCGTATGGTACCGTCGCCGGAGGTGCACAGCATGGCAGCATGAGGGCGTCGCTGAAAGTGGTGCTGCTCCATGGCAGCCTCGACATTTGGGTGCACGAGGCCAAGAACCTCCCCAACAAGGACATGTTCTCCAAGAGGGTCAGCGAGCTCCTCTCCGTCGGCGGCAAGTCCAATGCTAAAATGACAAGCGACCCCTACGTCACCATCCAGGTCTCCTATGCCACCGTCGCTCGCACCTACGTCGTTTCCAATAGTGAGAACCCCGTTTGGGCGCAGAACTTCAATGTGCCTGTTGGCCATGAGGCCGCTGAGGTTGAGTTCGTCGTCAAGGACAGCGATGTCTTTGGAGCTCAGCTCATTGGAACTGTGGCCATCCCTGCCGAGAATCTTCTTTCTGGGGATAGGATTGAGGGCGTCTACCCAGTGCTAGAGCCCAATGGCAAGCCATGCGCTCCTGGTGCTGTATTACAGCTCTCTATTCAGTACATCCCAGTGGCTCGCCTTACAATGTACCACCATGGTGTCATTGCTGGTCCGGACTGCCTTGGAGTGCCCAATACTTACTTCCCGCTGCGCCGTGGCATGAGGGTGACCCTCTATCAGGATGCACATGTGCCCGATGGTTCTCTCCCAGATATCTGGCTTGATCATGGATTGCGCTACCAACACGGGCAATGCTGGCGTGACATGTACGATGCCATAAGCCAGGCGCGGCGGTTGATTTACATTGTGGGTTGGTCAGTGTTCCACACGATCGACCTCATAAGGGATGGAGCTGAGAAGGCACCATCACTTGGGGACCTGTTGAAGATGAAATCGCAGGAAGGCGTTAGGGTATTGCTTCTTGTATGGGATGATCCAACATCAAGGAGTATTCTCGGCTTTAAGATG GATGGTTTCATGGGCACGCGAGATGAGGAAACACGTCGGTTTTTCAAGCACTCTTCAGTTCAAGTATTGCTTTGCCCAAGATCTGCTGGGAAGCGTCACAGCTGGGTGAAACAGCAG GAAACAGGAACCATTTTTACTCATCATCAGAAAACAGTTATTGTGGATGCTGATGCCGGCAATTATAGGAGAAAAATAATTGCTTTTGTCGGAGGTCTTGATTTGTGTGGTGGGCGCTATGATACACCTGGGCATCCTCTGTTTCAGACTCTTCAAACTTCACACAAGGAAGATTATTACAATCCAAACTTTGCT GCAGTTGATGCCCGTGGCCCAAGGGAACCATGGCATGACTTGCATTCCAGGATCGACGGTCCAGCAGCTTATGATGTTCTGAAGAACTTTGAGGAGCGTTGGTTGAAGGCATCCAAACGCCATGGGATTAAGAAGTTGGGAAAATCAAACGATGATGCACTTCTCAAGATTGAAAGGATACATGATATTGTAAACATTGCTGATGCAATTTATTTTAGCGACAATGACCCAGAGACATGGCATGTTCAG GTGTTTCGCTCTATTGACTCAAACTCTGCCAAGGGATTTCCAAAGGACCCACGAGTAGCAACCATGAAG AATCTTGTCTGTGGGAAGAATGTACTAATTGATATGAGCATACATACAGCTTATGTGAATGCCATTAGGGCAGCCCAACACTTTATTTACATTGAGAACCAATACTTCATCGGTTCTTCATTTAATTGGGATTCGAACAAAGATATTG GGGCTAACAATTTGGTACCAATTGAAATTGCTCTCAAAATTGCAAACAAGATTAAGGCAAAAGAGAGGTTTTCCACATACATAGTAGTTCCAATGTGGCCCGAGGGTAATCCAACTGGTGCTCCTACACAAAGAATTCTTTACTGGCAG AACAAAACAATGCAAATGATGTATGAGACAATATATAGGGCCTTGAAAGAAGTAGGTCTGGATGATATATATGAGCCTCAGGATTACTTGAACTTCTTTTGTCTTGGCAATCGTGAAATTGGGGACAGCCCTAGTACTCCAAGTACTGCAAATAATCCTCAG GATCAAGCTAGGAAAAATAGGAGATTCATGGTTTATGTACATTCAAAAGGTATGATCGTAGATGATGAATATGTGATCATTGGATCAGCTAATATCAACCAGAGGTCGATGGAAGGGATCAGAGATACTGAGATTGCAATGGGAGCATATCAACCACAGTATACATGGGCAAATAAAATTTCTGCTCCCCGTGGACAG ATTTATGGCTACAGAATGTCCCTCTGGGCTGAGCATATTGGAATTATCGAGGAAGACTTTAACCATCCAGAGAGCCTAGAGTGCATGAGGCGGGTTCGTCAACTCGGGCAACATAACTGGGATCAGTTCTTTGCAAATGAGGTGACTGAGATGAGAGGCCACCTCCTCAAGTACCCTGTAAGTGTTGACCGTAAAGGCAAGGTGAAACCCTTGCCAGGATGTGCGACATTCCCAGACATGGGCGGAAACATTTGTGGCTCCTTCACGGCCATCCAGGAAAACCTCACAATATGA
- the LOC123123890 gene encoding protein HOTHEAD, with protein sequence MPSSPAQMALGRARSPALVLAAAVLGALCIVALSEDEQLENLRFVQHAQDAPLVSHYNYIVVGGGTSGCPLAATLSEHSRVLLLERGGLPYRNMSNQEHFTDALADTSLASPAQRFISTDGVVNARARVLGGGSCLNAGFYTRASNEYVRTAGWDAGLVNSSYRWVERALVFRPDVPPWQAALRDALLEAGVTPDNGFTFDHVTGTKIGGTIFDNNGQRHTAADFLRHARPRGLTVVLYATVSRILFRSQEGVPYPVAYGVVFADPLGVQHRVYLRDGGKNEVILSAGTLGSPQLLMLSGVGPQAHLEAHGIQVLVDQPMVGQGVADNPMNSVFIPSPVPVGLSLVQVVGITKSGSFIEGVSGSEFGIPVSDGARRLASFGLFSPQTGQLGTLPPGQRTPEALQRAAEAMRRLDRRAFRGGFILEKILGPVSTGHIELRSTDPRANPAVTFNYFQEAEDLERCVRGIQTIERVIQSRAFSNFTYANTTVESIFTDSANFPVNLLPRHVNDSRSPEQYCRETVMTIWHYHGGCHVGAVVDDNYRVFGVRGLRVIDSSTFRYSPGTNPQATVMMLGRYMGIKIQAERWRK encoded by the exons atgccgagctcgccggcgCAAATGGCACTTGGCCGCGCGAGATCACCGGCGCTggtgctcgccgccgccgttcTTGGCGCGCTCTGCATCGTCGCACTCTCGGAGGATG AGCAACTGGAGAACCTGCGGTTCGTGCAGCACGCGCAGGACGCGCCGCTGGTGTCGCACTACAACTACATCGTGGTCGGCGGCGGCACGTCCGGGTGCCCGCTGGCGGCGACGCTGTCGGAGCACTCGCGGGTGCTCCTGCTGGAGCGCGGGGGCCTCCCCTACCGCAACATGTCGAACCAGGAGCACTTCACGGACGCGCTGGCCGACACGTCGCTGGCGTCCCCGGCCCAGCGGTTCATCTCCACGGACGGCGTGGTGAACGCGCGGGCGCGGGTGCTGGGCGGCGGGAGCTGCCTCAACGCCGGATTCTACACGCGGGCCAGCAACGAGTACGTGCGCACGGCCGGGTGGGACGCCGGCCTCGTGAACTCGTCGTATCGGTGGGTGGAGCGCGCGCTGGTGTTCCGCCCCGACGTGCCGCCGTGGCAGGCCGCGCTCCGGGACGCGCTGCTCGAGGCCGGCGTCACCCCCGACAACGGCTTCACCTTCGATCACGTCACGGGGACCAAGATCGGCGGCACCATCTTCGACAACAACGGGCAGCGCCACACGGCCGCCGACTTCCTCCGGCACGCCCGGCCCCGGGGGCTCACCGTCGTGCTCTACGCCACGGTGTCCCGGATCCTGTTCAGAAGCCAGGAGGGGGTGCCGTATCCGGTGGCGTACGGGGTGGTGTTCGCGGACCCGCTGGGGGTGCAGCACCGGGTGTACCTCCGGGACGGGGGGAAGAACGAGGTGATACTGTCGGCGGGGACGCTGGGGAGCCCGCAGCTGCTGATGCTGAGCGGCGTCGGCCCGCAGGCGCACCTCGAGGCACACGGCATCCAGGTGCTGGTGGACCAGCCCATGGTCGGGCAGGGCGTGGCCGACAACCCCATGAACTCGGTCTTCATCCCGTCGCCGGTGCCGGTGGGGCTCTCCCTGGTGCAGGTCGTCGGGATCACCAAGTCCGGCAGCTTCATCGAGGGCGTGAGCGGCTCCGAGTTCGGCATCCCGGTCTCCGACGGCGCCCGCCGCCTGGCCAGCTTCGGCCTCTTCTCCCCCCAGACCGGGCAGCTCGGCACGCTGCCGCCGGGGCAGAGGACGCCGGAGGCGCTGCAGCGCGCGGCGGAGGCGATGAGGCGGCTGGACAGGCGGGCGTTCCGGGGCGGGTTCATCCTGGAGAAGATCCTGGGGCCGGTGTCCACGGGCCACATCGAGCTGCGCAGCACCGACCCGCGCGCGAACCCGGCGGTGACGTTCAACTACTTCCAGGAGGCGGAGGACCTGGAGCGGTGCGTCCGGGGGATCCAGACGATCGAGCGGGTGATCCAGTCGCGCGCCTTCTCCAACTTCACCTACGCCAACACCACCGTCGAGTCCATCTTCACCGACTCGGCCAACTTCCCCGTCAACCTGCTGCCGCGGCACGTCAACGACTCCCGCTCGCCGGAGCAGTACTGCAGGGAGACCGTCATGACCATCTGGCACTACCACGGCGGATGCCACGTCGGCGCCGTCGTCGACGACAACTACCGGGTGTTCGGGGTGAGGGGGCTCAGGGTGATCGACAGCTCCACCTTCAGGTACTCCCCCGGCACCAACCCGCAGGCCACCGTCATGATGCTCGGCAG GTATATGGGCATAAAGATTCAGGCCGAGAGATGGAGGAAATGA